One region of Verrucomicrobiia bacterium genomic DNA includes:
- a CDS encoding Gfo/Idh/MocA family oxidoreductase, whose product MNKNSSTTTRRNFLKTSATAAGVVLAAGLPRPGYTAEDNTIRIALIGCGGRGTGAAQNALNTKLGPVRLVALADVFENRLRGSYGELSRRFAEQVDVPAERQFVGFDAYQKAMDCLRPGDVAIFATPPAFRWVHFQYAIQKGLNVFMEKPVTVDGPTSKRMLQLAEQASAKGLKVGVGLMSRHSRELQELQKRVSDGQLGDIILMRGYRMHGPVGFFASLPKPPNISHLRYQVQRFHSFLWASGGNFSDFYIHIIDHLSWMKNAWPVRAQGLGGRHYRQSPEGQTYVDQNFDTYSVEYTFADGTKFYFDGRCMTGCRDQYNSFLHGSKGMAIASRSGDCGGPSAIYSTQNPSRASQVWVSKAPPGEGDPYQNEWNDLMAAIRNNQPYNEAKYGIEASLVTSMGRMAAHTGQEITYEEILNGDHEFAPGLDKLTEDTPAPLQADAQGRYPVPEPGRKGKREY is encoded by the coding sequence ATGAATAAGAACAGTTCGACCACCACACGCAGGAATTTTCTGAAAACCAGCGCCACCGCCGCCGGCGTGGTGCTTGCGGCGGGTCTGCCCCGGCCGGGTTACACGGCGGAGGATAACACCATCCGGATTGCGCTGATTGGCTGCGGCGGGCGCGGCACGGGCGCGGCGCAGAATGCCTTGAACACCAAGCTGGGGCCGGTCCGGCTGGTGGCGCTGGCGGATGTGTTTGAGAACCGGCTGCGGGGCAGTTATGGCGAGCTGAGCCGGCGGTTTGCGGAGCAGGTGGATGTGCCGGCGGAGCGGCAGTTTGTGGGATTCGATGCGTATCAAAAGGCGATGGACTGCCTGCGGCCGGGGGATGTGGCCATTTTTGCCACGCCGCCCGCCTTCCGGTGGGTGCATTTTCAGTATGCCATCCAAAAGGGCCTCAATGTGTTCATGGAAAAGCCGGTGACGGTGGACGGGCCCACCAGCAAGCGGATGTTGCAACTGGCCGAGCAGGCGAGCGCCAAGGGGTTGAAGGTGGGCGTGGGTTTGATGTCCCGCCACAGCCGCGAGCTGCAGGAGTTGCAGAAGCGGGTGAGCGACGGCCAACTGGGCGACATCATCCTGATGCGCGGCTACCGCATGCACGGGCCGGTGGGCTTTTTTGCGTCGCTGCCCAAGCCGCCGAACATCAGCCATCTGCGCTACCAGGTGCAGCGGTTCCACAGTTTTCTGTGGGCCAGCGGCGGCAATTTCAGCGATTTCTACATCCACATCATTGATCATCTTTCGTGGATGAAAAATGCGTGGCCGGTGCGGGCGCAGGGTTTGGGCGGCCGCCATTACCGGCAAAGCCCGGAAGGGCAGACGTACGTGGACCAGAACTTCGACACCTACTCGGTGGAATACACCTTTGCGGACGGCACGAAGTTTTATTTTGATGGCCGTTGCATGACCGGCTGCCGGGACCAGTACAACAGCTTCCTGCACGGCAGCAAGGGCATGGCGATCGCCTCGCGCTCGGGGGACTGCGGCGGGCCGTCGGCCATTTACAGCACGCAGAATCCCAGCCGCGCCAGCCAGGTGTGGGTGTCGAAGGCGCCGCCCGGGGAGGGGGATCCCTACCAGAACGAATGGAATGATTTGATGGCGGCCATCCGCAACAACCAGCCTTACAACGAGGCCAAATACGGCATCGAGGCCAGCCTGGTCACGAGCATGGGCCGCATGGCGGCGCACACGGGGCAGGAGATTACTTACGAGGAAATCCTCAACGGGGATCATGAGTTTGCGCCGGGTTTGGACAAGCTCACCGAGGACACCCCCGCCCCGTTGCAGGCCGATGCCCAGGGCCGTTATCCGGTGCCTGAGCCGGGCCGCAAGGGCAAGCGGGAGTATTGA